The genome window CAAGAACAACCGCAAAAATAAAAATAACTCTTTTCATGGTTACCTCCGAGTAGTTTTATACACTATATTATAGTGGAAACGAATGTTTAAGTCAAGAAAAAAATCAAAGAGCGACCGAAAAAAATAATGGGCTATATTTGTGCAAAGTGTATACAAAAAACAACGGCTGACTATGAAGTCAGCCGTTGAGATTCGATTATTTGCTGAGCTCGCGCTCCAACCAGATCGCTCCGATTTCCAAAGCCTCCGAAAGAGTGGCTCTGTCGGTCTGCTTAAGCAGACGCTCGGTAGGGGAAAGGGATTTGTCTGTGCTCATGACCTGAACAAGTATTTTGTCCGACAATTCATGACCTTCAAAATTTCTAGTCATGAAAGCGGTCAGAATAAGCACCGCCTTGTCGGTGGGGTAGCCGTAGCATATAACATTGTTATTGCGTACCAGTGGCTTGTTCTTATACATAACGCAGGTGTTTTCCGGCATTAATATCTTCCTCTCATTTGATGTTGTTAAGGTAGTTTTTCAATAAAACTTTCATAAGCTCCTCGCGCTCAAACTTGCGGATGAGACCGCGGGCGTTGTTATAATTTGTTATATAGGTCGGGTCTTCTGACATAATATAACCGACCAACTGATTGATGGGATTATAGCCCTTTTCCATCAAAGAGTTATAAACACTCCCGATTATTTCGCGTATTTCATTTTCGCGGTCCTGCTTTATATCGAATGTAATTGTCTT of Oscillospiraceae bacterium contains these proteins:
- a CDS encoding IreB family regulatory phosphoprotein; this encodes MADSNRKTITFDIKQDRENEIREIIGSVYNSLMEKGYNPINQLVGYIMSEDPTYITNYNNARGLIRKFEREELMKVLLKNYLNNIK